The genomic interval GTATTAAGGAGAGGGATAAAAAGAGTATAGCCTCCATATTAACCCTCCATTAATATGTCCTGGGCTTTGGTAAGAAAACGAGGCAGAGGCAGTGGTGGGTACATCGGTATTTTTGGGTACTACATAATGAAAGCTGCACTTTAGAAGctagaagttgctatattttgggacaaaatttgaaCCCTATAAGTTGccatattttgggacggagggagtagctagtaaAAATAGATCCTGTGCTCTCCGGTTTGTCACTGCTTGCCTTCCATAATGATTGTAAAAGCATACCTGAAGTCTTGGTTATTTAGTTGGGAATTATGCCTCTGTTAACTCAGACTTTACAGCTTTTACTGGGCATAGGAAGAGGCGAGGAAGAAGTAAAAACAGGAAGAACAAGTTGAGCTCAGGTCAATAAAGAAAAGGATGAAAGGTCAAATGAATTTAGTCCAAAATGGTACATTTTAGACCAATTAAAGAGTAGCACTTTATCAATTAGCTTTCAGATAGAGGCAAATCCTAGACTAAAGAGTGGTGTTTTATGATTATCAACTAGCTTTCAGACAACTACGTAACCATACAATCAGCATGAGAATAGAACACATCAGTCCAGATTCAATTGTAGCACTTCGCTAAAAATTCAATCGTATCAATGTTCAAAAACCAGAGTCGCTAGTATGCACCTGAGTTTTAACAACACTTTATTCTTTAAAGTCCGAATTGAATTTTAGTACAATTaacataatttaaataaaacaaccCTTGCAGTTGAAAATGTGTTCTCGATCACACTTACTACGAGCTACAAATGCCTTTGTCAAGAATCACTCCATCAATGTCAGGTATCTACCATGACACCACAATTTATGATAATCCAGGTacattttgatgaaaaatataattGCACATTAGCTCATGCAAACAGGAGGAGCATTCAAAATACATATATCAATGAAAATGCAGATAAgtactccgtcccaaaaaaactcaaGTACTCAACCTAGAATtggatgtgacccctcctagtacaacgaatctggaggGGTCACATCCactcctaggttgagtttttttttggatggagggagtaggtgacAGTGTGGCACAAGATTAAGTCTGAATCTTTTGTACTTTCGATTTTGATATCTTCTACAAAATATTTGTTCATAGGAGTGCAATGCCTGCACGAGGGAAGATGCATACTACCAATTTCACTATCAACCATGAACTGTTGTGCAAATTATCAGTGCCTCTGTGTAAAACAGAAAATAAGAATACACCATTTGGGCATAATAGCAAATCAGGTTACAAATTGCTGTGCTGgctaaaaccacaaaaactAGTAGTAACAACTAATAAACAATATCATTAACAAATCACGATCCTTACAGTATCTTATGTTTTAGTTTCCATGGAACTCATTTCTTGTAgtattaattagtactagtCGGCCGGCTGTTTGCACATTAAGTTGAAACTAGTGGGTCGATGGGTATAAGAGCATCCACATGATAACCCCGTATGCAAAATTAGGAATAAAGCAAGGGATGTCACCTACCTATGCGGGAAGGTCGAATACTTGGTGAGCGGCACGGTGACGAGATTGCGACGGCCGTTCATGGCGGCCTTGGTGATGGCTTCGGTGACCTCCTTGGCCTTGCCAACGCCCACACCGACGTGGCCCTTCatgtcgccgacgacgacgatcgcACGGAAGGATAACTGCCTCCCGCCCTTGACGACCTTGGTGACGCGATTGACCTGCACGACCCGCTCGCTGAACTCGTCGCTAGGGCGCTGCTCCCGGTCCATGTCGACGGGATCCACCACCTTGACCTCGAAGACGTTGTTGCCCATGACCGTCTCGCCGCTAAAGGCCGGCCCGTAGAGCGCTTCGTACGCCGCTGCCACGTCCTCGGGCGACTCCGGGGGCAGCTCGTCGAACGGGGCCGGCTCCACGTAGccctccggcggcgacgcgaaCTCGAACCCAGAGGCGGCCACCGGCTCAGGCCGCGGCTTTTCGTCGTTGTCCTCCCCGTCATCGTCTTCCCCCGCGGCACCGGATTCCTCGGAATCCTCCTCCacgccttcttcctccccttcctccgaGACGGATTCAACCCAGGAGGAGGACTtggggacggggaggaggaggcgagaagTGAAGAGGAGGGGTTTGgggcggaggcgaaggcggagaGGAAGAGACGAGAATGGCGCAGTGGCAATGGTAGGGGAGGTGGCGGCCACCGccatggcggaggcggtggaggaggtggcggccatTTTgagacggcgctccggcggagggagggaggggaggggggatgaAGTGCGGCGGTCAGTCGATGTTTGCCGGCTTATCCCTTTTATTATCCGGAGCTTCACCATTTCGAGCAGGCTGTCGGCCTGATGGGGCCCGGCCTTCCTTCGAAAGTTGGGCTGGGATTGCGAGGTTCTAGAGCAACTGTGGCTtgtttggaaaaagtacaccgaaggtccctcaacttctcatcaaattacaaaatcatccttaaACAGTAAAACCGGATCCCCTAACTTacaaaccagtgcaaactaggtccctcggcagttttgactccggttttgtccgatgtggcagctgactcagcgtgggacacacgtgggtcccacacgtcagccccttcttcccctcccctctcttcctctctcatcCCTTTCCATGGCGACGGTGACGGAGAGCAGCTGGGCGAGGCCGGCGGCCAGTAGGGGAGGAGCGGGGGACGGCCGGCGAGGGCGGAGATGGGCGTGGCTGGCAGCCGCCGAGGGAGGAgctgggcggcggtggtgggaggtCCACGACGATGGGCTCAAGGAGGCAAAGGTTGCGACAACGCTGATGTGGTGGCGGGATGAGGCCGAGaggacgccgacggcgaggttgACCGGTAAGAGGGAGTCGAAGTTGTCGGAGGAAGCACTGGCGgcgtgtcacgcccggaatttctatccaaaattccaaacgcttacatgtgtgtgaactctcgtccaggaatcagccgaggcacacaataacaaattgatatagagtacaattattactctaattaataagcgaataaaatgttattacagaggtagatagttcctctcaatcaataaagatctaagcagcggaaaataagataaacagcgcagacgactccactgcacaggcagcttgaccagggctacgcctaatcctccacaccatcagcatcactgtagaactcctcctctgatgaatgattgcaaggtgagtatatgacatactcagcaagccacgcagcaaatatgtaACTGcataggataacaaaggatggcatagtagggtttcatttgcataaacagcatttgataaacatttcagaatttaataaaacagttaagtaatagttaaacaatattaatccaacgctatacaacataccctgttgcataggcccaaccattctgaacaaccatcccggctgcacagttctatctccaaaccaagaatataccattccaaaccaggagctaatcaaattattaccagttatagcatcttttattagggtgagaagtgtgaaactaatcacgaaagacattgttagacccgcccataaccgcgggcacggctattcgaatagtcttactctggccagaggtgtaccactgtacccataagacacagccccacgacatgtcaccatgcgtctcgataccaccacggtacctcagaaaggagctgtgacagtacccctcgcacaacacaatccatcacagcgcaccgttcctggatcataatcacccccttataaacaaggcatggactccctagcgacccccgtgggcttatctccgccacttctcggtctggtgccccgcaatgaaccatgctatacaaaaggtaaagccgttgcccacgctggcttgtggttggcacggttaatgtttcacaaccgaaactcgtgaaccggtccttaattgtcataagcacgaccaacaaaaccatatgctcacaacccaccattatcaagttttagttgacaatttaaataattaaccaatcacgattgaccatcgtgaactatcattaagccatcattaagtaatagtgagtcataagttatcccaatagtgtgctaatgtttctaagcatggctaagcaatcatatctaatatctagctgaaccaatatatataaagcccaactagtcaatttataataacccaaggtatcaaggaataaaataataaaaaacaaaagggctataacaaacaataggttaattccacccaatgacattcgaaaataaatgcaatagttgaatagaaacaatagctttaaacgggatcaacatgcttaAAGGGTtctttgggatctgtgtgacttgcctcgctggccttggaactcttcaaattcttctcctgcgaaaatggactctccggaaacgtcggaatctaaatagaaaagagcaaaaacaccaaaacagcacataaacaagcatgaacagtacatgtggatatttttaacatgtagatctcaattttagaaaaatttagagacttgaaccaactaaatccgagctaagatgaattagttatgaatttttaaagattaaatcagattaaatcacttatttagattttaattgaattatgacgcaataatgaattatttttgaaaaggaaaagggaattattgcgtcagcggctagggtttgcggtggaccgggtgcacggcgacggttcacgggaacggacggccgagattgatccaaccaaaacgaacggccgagatccatcggtccacgaccgggccacggggatcggcatcgatgacgtcggcgatgacgtcatctccggcggcggctcaggcgcgaagctcgccggcgaacgacggcgcgatgacgcgaacggagggcacctacgggtagtggacggcacggcgaactcaccggtgaccaaagtagcggcggaggagcaacggacggcgacggcgtcgaagaagaagcggcggtcTACAGCAACGgcttgatgacggcgacggtgctccggcggtctacaGCAACggtggaggggcggacgaggacggcgacgcgacggcgaccacgacggcggtcttcccgagcgacggcgacgactggagcgacggcggcgcacggctggagcgacggcgacgacggcggcgcgaggctacacggcgctagggctctaccggcgacgagaggcgaaggcgagggtggcggcgggtagcggagacaacgggggtccttttataggggcaaggaggcggcggcgaaggcccacggcgaccggcgacgcgatggaaaggttagggttcggaggagagagatcgatccgaatcgaactcaaatccacggatttccaaacgaagatagccgatgattccaaaagggaaaaggtagaggagatcccgaggatcatttcccctcaattgatttcactggagaaggaaaggcgcggccgaatttggaaggagacggcggcgacgcggcgctagggttcgggcggcggccggccagaggtagacgaagactgacaggtgggccctacctatcagcgagcggacgcgcgcgctagcggcggctcggctgcggactaggccggcttgggccggggagagagagagagggttttgggccgactttcggcccaaagccaaaagaggattttaaaaaccttttccaatttaaattattcatgaaatgcaattccatttattaaaaatacttccttagctcaaataaatcccagaaaaatctaggaattatagaattaagcaaagtatttaataaaattttatctggcccaatTTTATACgggaatttattattttaaaaaaaaatcttctcttctaggcttttaaaatcatttctaataattccaattaaacaacaatttatatttttggaatttttaggatgtgacaaacctaccccccttaaacagaatctcgtcctcgagattcggaagaactggcgaacagatgcggatgagctgacttcaattcatcttctcgttcccaagttaaTTCTTCTTCCAAGtaattactccattgaactttacaaaaacggataactcgatttctggtttttctctcatctgtttccaagatacggattggtttctcaacatatgtTAGATCCTCTTGGATTTCTATCTGTTCaggattagcttcttcggtaggtacccttaaacactttttcaattgcgacacatggaacacattatggactcctgccaaagattgaggtaactccaactaataagcgacctctcctcttctactgtcaatcttgtaaggtcccacgaaacgtggtgccaattttcctttggtgtggaagcgatgaactcctcgaagaggcgtgacacaaaggtacacataatctccttcgtcaaaactcAAATCTCTGcggcgattgtcggcataactcttatgacaaGACTaagccacacgcaatctttcttgaatgattttcaccttttcttctgcttccctcaggatatcagtcccgaaaacctgacgttctcccgtttgatcccacaaaagcggagtgtggcacttccgaccatacagtgcttcgtaaggagccatttggagactagcttgataactgttgttgtacgagaattccgcataaggtagattcttatcccaacttccaccgaagtctaaagcacaagctctcaacatgtcctccaaaatctgatttaccctttcggtttgtccgtctgtctgcggatgataagcagtactaaagttcagcttagaacccatctcttcttgaagcttcttccaaaactgggaagtaaactgactacctcgatcagacactattttcttagggacgccatgcaagcacacaatccttgccatatacaattccgccaaccgacttccggaatatgttgtctttactgggatgaaatgagccactttggtaagtctgtcgactatcacccaaatagagtcgtgtcctgatgacgttctgggtagaccagtgatgaaatccataccgatttcctcccacttccattcaggaatcttcaaaggctgcaacaaacctgcgggtttctgatgttctgccttgacccgctgacaaacatcacacacAGCTACATATTCCGCtatctcacgcttcatacttgcccaccaaaatctttccttgagatcttgatacatcttggtactaccagggtgaatggagtataaagtatcatgagcttctttcagaattgcatcttttaaatctttgttgtcggggacacagattctctcgcccaaccatacagttccttgctcatcttccaagaaaccgatagcttttcctcttctcatattcttcttaatttcttgaatatcggggtcattaatttgggcttctctaacctgatcgattagcgtgggctttgcttctaaggctgcaacgaaacctctactgacaattcccaaatttaatctttcaaattccttgcataactctaatggcaactgtcgtccttccgtagcattgcaatagccctTCCTGCTAAGAGcgtctgctacaacattagcctttcccgggtgataatgaattcccatgtcataatccttaattaattccaaccatctccgttgtctcatgttcagatctggctgagtaaagatatactttaaactcttgtgatcggtgtacacctctgtacgagtaccgaaaagataatgacgccaaattttcaacgcatgaaccactgcagctaactcaagatcatgagtagggtagttcttctcatgcggacgtaactgatgagatgcataggcaaccaccttcccatcttgcattagaacacaacctaagccaagcttagatgcatcgcaatacacttggaaaccctttggatcaggtaaaatcaaaataggagctgatattaagcgattcttcaactcttgaaaactctgctcacattcttctgaccacttgtacttcacatctttctgaagcagccgtgtcatgggcttagcaatcttggaaaagttctctataaacctccgataataacctgcaagacccaggaaactgcgaatctctgaaactgtcttcggttgtttccagttagttacggattccacattactaggatcaacggcaactcctccgacTGAGATGACgcgaccaaggaacttcacttcagacaaccaaaattcacacttgctaaacttagcatacaactgatgttctcgcagcttctctagtgcaagacgaagatgttcttcatgctcttcttttgttcgaGAATATatgagaatgtcatcaataaagaccaccacgaacttgtctaggtattccataaacaccttattcattaagttcatgaagaaagtgGGGGCATTGGTAaatccaaaagacataacagtacattcgaacaatccatacctagtggtaaaagccgtcttaggtataacttcctctttaatcctcaactggtgataccctgatcgaagatctatcttggagaaaacggtggcacctttaagctgatcaaacaaatcatcaattctaggcagcgggtacttattcttgatagtcacatcatttagtgcacgatagtccacacacattctctgggtatgatctttcttttccacaaaaataactggagctccccatggagatgaactcggtctgatgtatcccttttgaagcaaatcgtcgacttgccttttgacttctgccaactcattggctgccattctataaggtctcttatggatcggagtggttcctggtaccaaatctattctgaactctatatcccttttaggcggcataccaggtaaatcgtctgggAACACATCGGGATACTCCCGAACTataggaatctcttccaaagctatttggttcagacttgaccttaaagactcagaagacaatgcatgaacagttacaactcgaccatcaatgctggtgagagttacttttctgttggcacagtctatcacacctttatatctggctaaccagtccatccctaggatgacatcaaggtctttggattctaacaggatAAGACTGGCTAGAAATGGTactccttgaatttctattctgacagaggggctacgttgcaaagaaagtgcttgattactcggggtactaaccatcaaagaacgtctaagatcttctacttccatcccatgatttcccacaaaactcatagataaaaacgaatgtgtagcaccaaaatcgaaaagcactgttgcaggaattgagttaacaaggaacgtacccaaaatcacatctggagcaccttgagcttctgcagcagcaacataattgacacgagcctttgatgctggtgcggtagagttgctctgggcagggacaaccttcacgcgtcggggtttcggacacttgtcagaataatggcctggttcaccacagttgaagcatactccgggcttgctgccttgctccttcttggcaggctgttgttgtgtcgAAGCTGCAACAgggcgtggagcttgattgcggatgttgttgccagcattgttgttgaagaactgacgttgcggacgaacaacagacgaagaacctccctgtggcatggactggggtcccaAGGCAAGACGTGGCCTCTGACTATttccctgttgtgccttgaagtgagcaatccggcgtttcttctgctccatgcggttgtacttatcctcctggcgaatagccttatccactaacttctggaaatcatgataatccccagtcatgagtgggtaagaaagctcatcattaagtccttccaagaacctctcctggcgctcttcatcagtgcgcacatcttccggagcataacgagccagacgattgaactcgtgcagatactcggtgaccgtgcgagatccctgggtgagcgacctgaattccttcttcttgagagacaccactcccgatggtatatgcgtcttccggaaagcagcggtgaattcaagccaagtgataggttcagcagtagtcctgttaaggcggaagtgatcccaccactcagaggcagggccatgtagttggtgtgatgcaaatgagaccttctcctgatcagtacactgaagcaaatccaacttcttctctatggcatgcagccaatcaccagcatcaacaggattagtggtgctagagaaagtgggcgggctcacacgaagaaattctgctaacttgttctggggaggtgcatggttatttccctggttctgctggttctggagttgctgcatcatcatgttcataagctgtgcctgttgagccaggacttgggcaagtgtgggattctctccattgttgttgttgttgttggggccatttccattgctgcgagtgagcaccatctgacatgggcaggagcacaagaagagaaaccggggaaaactacttaggacagagaattaatttctccactaacttaacttttattgatcttaact from Oryza glaberrima chromosome 3, OglaRS2, whole genome shotgun sequence carries:
- the LOC127768377 gene encoding 30S ribosomal protein S5, chloroplastic; translated protein: MAATSSTASAMAVAATSPTIATAPFSSLPLRLRLRPKPLLFTSRLLLPVPKSSSWVESVSEEGEEEGVEEDSEESGAAGEDDDGEDNDEKPRPEPVAASGFEFASPPEGYVEPAPFDELPPESPEDVAAAYEALYGPAFSGETVMGNNVFEVKVVDPVDMDREQRPSDEFSERVVQVNRVTKVVKGGRQLSFRAIVVVGDMKGHVGVGVGKAKEVTEAITKAAMNGRRNLVTVPLTKYSTFPHRADADYGAARVMLRPACPGSGVIAGGAVRVVLEMAGVENALGKQLRSKNPLNNARATIKATQMMRQFKDVAAERGLPMEQLWK